In Zingiber officinale cultivar Zhangliang chromosome 6A, Zo_v1.1, whole genome shotgun sequence, a single genomic region encodes these proteins:
- the LOC121995295 gene encoding protein ALP1-like — translation MSHSTSSSSSSSSSTSEDKVHVEIDEQAYDLGEELMLLVLQQHQQLMEAYQRRDMRRRRFVQRNREAGHERLVNDYFSITPVYHDEIFRRRFRMRRELFLRIVNALENHSAFFQQRDDAVRRKGLSPLQKCTAAIRQLAYGVPADHLDEYLRMGESTAIRCLFKFCEYVVEIFGDRYLRRPNADDVQRLLQMHDERHDFPGMLGSLDCMHWKWKNCPVAWKGQFTRGHESPTIVLEAVASHDLLIWHAFFGVAGSRNDINVLYESPIFNNVLQGNMPAINFTVNDTTYTKGYYLTDRIYSEWATFVKDFPCPEDPKRKLFKERQESARKDVERAFGVLQSRWAIIRGPARYWYRKKLKQIMLACIILHNMIVEDEGGHVTNWYSEEGDEPAQPIHGSNRGFQDYLRTNSELRDTQVHHQLRADLVEHIWGQYNNNP, via the coding sequence ATGTCTCATTCTACAAGCAGCTCTAGCTCAAGTTCCAGCTCGACAAGCGAAGACAAAGTCCATGTTGAAATCGATGAGCAAGCTTATGATCTGGGTGAAGAACTTATGTTATTGGTTCTTCAACAACACCAACAACTTATGGAAGCATATCAGAGGAGGGACATGCGCAGAAGAAGGTTCGTCCAAAGAAATCGTGAAGCCGGGCATGAGAGACTTGTCAATGATTATTTCTCTATAACCCCGGTATATCACGATGAAATATTTCGAAGACGATTTCGAATGCGAAGAGAGTTATTCCTCCGCATAGTAAATGCATTAGAGAATCATTCAGCATTTTTTCAACAAAGGGACGATGCTGTACGAAGAAAAGGGTTGTCACCACTACAAAAATGCACCGCTGCGATTCGTCAACTGGCTTACGGAGTCCCTGCCGATCATCTTGACGAGTACCTACGTATGGGTGAATCAACTGCCATCAGGTGCCTTTTCAAGTTCTGCGAATACGTTGTTGAAATATTTGGTGATAGGTACTTGAGAAGGCCAAATGCTGATGATGTTCAACGTcttcttcaaatgcatgatgAGAGACATGACTTTCCTGGCATGTTAGGTAGCCTTGATTGTATGCACTGGAAATGGAAAAATTGTCCAGTTGCTTGGAAAGGTCAATTTACAAGGGGGCATGAGTCACCAACAATCGTACTTGAAGCGGTCGCGTCTCATGACTTGTTGATATGGCATGCATTTTTTGGGGTCGCCGGTTCACGTAACGATATTAACGTGTTATATGAATCTCCCATATTCAACAACGTCTTGCAAGGAAATATGCCGGCGATTAATTTCACGGTGAACGACACTACATATACGAAGGGCTATTATCTAACAGATAGAATATATTCCGAGTGGGCTACTTTTGTTaaggattttccttgcccggaggATCCCAAGAGGAAGTTGTTTAAGGAAAGACAGGAGTCTGCAAGAAAAGATGTTGAACGGGCATTTGGGGTGCTCCAATCTCGATGGGCGATTATCAGAGGTCCAGCTCGGTATTGGTATAGGAAAAAGTTAAAACAAATCATGTTAGCATGCATTATTTTGCATAATATGATTGTTGAGGATGAGGGAGGTCACGTGACAAATTGGTACAGCGAAGAAGGTGACGAACCCGCACAACCTATCCATGGCTCAAATCGAGGATTTCAGGATTATCTTCGAACAAATTCTGAGCTACGTGACACTCAAGTTCATCACCAACTTCGCGCCGACTTAGTTGAACATATCTGGGGGCAATACAACAACAATCCatga
- the LOC121995294 gene encoding glutathione S-transferase T3-like, which produces MPFPPQNLQNVQGFGNYAPRGPYQPLPAEYWQNMSHPYFTSSVVHGYGTPHTTGMSFTPSMSNEPATPTFVPETQLSDRESPIEVVNLEKTVSNAEGTRKRSSWTKVEDEVLARSFVTISDDPIIGNDQKADAFWGRVASYYNENLPQGSNTRSANVIRSHWHNTIQKKVYRFNANYNSIYSSYRSGHSDEEILRFAYEKYLSENNGVAFNLEHVWRIVKDRPVFTPQSADHFVATKKTRTSESGASNTSSNQDVSIDLDYEDTRPMGQKAAKRKGKDKVKSTMEDLTVNYNNIITKFTEYTSVKKSEVDLKQKQLEVEEIKAKAALSKSEAKNRRLKLKEYEILNKDTS; this is translated from the coding sequence ATGCCGTTTCCtccacaaaatcttcaaaatGTCCAAGGGTTTGGAAATTATGCCCCTCGAGGTCCATATCAACCGCTTCCAGCCGAATATTGGCAAAACATGAGTCATCCATATTTCACGTCGTCGGTTGTTCATGGATATGGTACCCCGCACACAACTGGTATGTCTTTCACTCCTTCAATGTCGAATGAACCTGCAACTCCGACTTTTGTCCCGGAAACTCAACTTTCCGACCGTGAATCCCCAATTGAGGTGGTCAATTTAGAAAAGACGGTTTCAAATGCTGAGGGTACAAGAAAGCGTTCAAGTTGGACAAAGGTTGAAGACGAGGTCTTAGCGAGAAGTTTTGTCACTATCAGTGATGATCCAATAATCGGCAATGATCAAAAGGCGGATGCTTTTTGGGGACGGGTTGCAAGCTACTACAATGAGAATCTTCCCCAAGGTTCAAACACCAGAAGTGCAAATGTTATACGGTCACATTGGcacaatacaatccaaaagaagGTATATCGATTCAACGCAAATTACAATAGTATTTATAGTTCATATCGAAGTGGTCACAGTGATGAAGAAATATTGAGGTTTGCGTACGAAAAATATCTATCTGAAAACAATGGTGTTGCATTCAATCTCGAACATGTGTGGAGAATTGTCAAAGACCGTCCAGTGTTTACTCCACAGTCCGCTGATCACTTTGTGGCGACAAAGAAGACGAGGACCTCAGAGTCTGGAGCAAGCAACACCTCCTCCAACCAAGATGTGAGTATAGACCTGGATTATGAAGATACTCGTCCAATGGGGCAAAAGGCAGCAAAAAGAAAGGGGAAAGACAAAGTAAAATCGACCATGGAGGATCTGACAGTAAACTACAACAATATTATCACAAAGTTCACTGAGTACACAAGCGTGAAGAAGTCCGAAGTCGATTTGAAACAAAAACAACTTGAAGTAGAGGAGATTAAGGCAAAAGCTGCATTGTCCAAATCTGAAGCTAAGAATCGTCGCTTGAAGTTGAAGGAGTACGAAATATTGAACAAAGACACCTCGTAG